In one window of Gammaproteobacteria bacterium DNA:
- a CDS encoding phenylacetate--CoA ligase family protein — translation MSNSLYTKFVSGYLFPLHEQLKSHRSVAIRKSLEQSQWLTTEEILTEQSRRLHRFINEVYHNVPYYRTMLDSLNLKPQDIQTVADLAKLPFITKPLISENFEQIVSTKAGKMIKGCTAGSSGTPLSFLLGMDRVSHDVAQKWRATRWWGVDIGDKEQVVWGSPIELGAQDRIRQIRDLMFRTQLLPAFDLTPEKIQQFLERIQSYRPKMLFGYPSVYEVLAKYAVTHGVVLDNLGIKAVFVTSELLYPQQRQLIEQVFGCPVANGYGGRDSGFIAHQCPEGGMHISAEDIVVEIVDPDGNTVANGNSGQVVVTHLGAGDFPLIRYRTGDVAKISCSSCPCGRGLPMLEDIHGRTTDFVVALDGRLMHGAALTYAMRELADIVNYKIIQHSKELTQVLLVTKSGELSLAIVDEIRTQFQQRLGQDVAIEIELRDEIPAEKSGKYRFLVSHAVTDSVI, via the coding sequence ATGAGCAATTCACTATATACCAAATTCGTCAGTGGTTATTTATTTCCATTACATGAGCAATTAAAGTCGCATCGCAGTGTCGCCATTCGAAAATCATTAGAGCAATCGCAGTGGTTAACCACAGAAGAAATATTAACGGAGCAAAGCCGTCGGTTGCATCGTTTCATTAATGAGGTTTATCACAATGTACCTTATTATCGGACGATGTTAGATTCACTCAATCTAAAACCGCAAGATATTCAAACGGTTGCTGACTTAGCAAAACTTCCCTTTATTACCAAGCCACTGATTAGTGAAAACTTTGAGCAAATAGTCTCGACTAAAGCCGGGAAAATGATCAAAGGCTGTACCGCTGGATCATCAGGCACGCCGTTATCGTTTTTACTGGGTATGGATCGGGTAAGTCATGATGTTGCACAAAAGTGGCGAGCGACTAGGTGGTGGGGGGTTGATATCGGTGATAAAGAGCAAGTTGTCTGGGGGTCGCCGATTGAACTCGGCGCGCAAGATCGGATTCGTCAAATTCGCGATCTTATGTTTCGAACCCAACTGTTGCCTGCTTTTGATTTGACGCCAGAGAAAATACAGCAATTTTTAGAACGCATTCAATCTTATCGGCCTAAAATGCTGTTTGGTTATCCATCAGTTTATGAAGTGTTAGCAAAGTATGCGGTCACCCACGGTGTGGTTTTAGACAATTTAGGGATAAAGGCCGTTTTCGTTACTTCTGAGTTGTTGTATCCTCAACAACGGCAATTAATTGAGCAAGTCTTCGGTTGTCCGGTTGCTAATGGATATGGCGGTCGTGACTCGGGATTTATTGCTCACCAGTGCCCTGAGGGCGGCATGCACATTTCGGCGGAAGATATTGTGGTAGAAATTGTCGATCCTGATGGTAATACAGTGGCAAATGGTAACAGCGGCCAAGTCGTAGTCACTCATCTAGGCGCCGGTGACTTCCCATTAATTCGTTATCGTACGGGCGATGTCGCAAAGATATCATGCTCATCTTGTCCATGTGGTCGTGGCTTGCCAATGCTTGAAGATATTCATGGCCGAACGACAGACTTTGTAGTGGCGCTCGACGGTCGGTTAATGCACGGGGCCGCGTTAACTTATGCAATGAGAGAGTTAGCAGATATTGTTAATTATAAAATAATTCAGCATTCTAAAGAATTAACTCAGGTATTACTGGTGACTAAATCAGGTGAGTTGTCGCTTGCTATTGTTGATGAAATTAGAACTCAATTCCAGCAAAGGTTAGGCCAGGATGTCGCGATTGAAATTGAACTAAGAGATGAAATTCCGGCTGAGAAATCAGGGAAATATCGTTTTTTAGTCAGCCATGCCGTCACTGATAGCGTGATTTAA
- the prsR gene encoding PEP-CTERM-box response regulator transcription factor gives MQKASKKKLLLIDDDPGILKQLKWSFTDYDVITAENREAALAQVKLHQPSVITLDLGLPPDPTNASEGLATLTAILNFCPHTKVIVITGNDDRSHAVTAIALGASDFFQKPVEPEILGHVIDRAFNIHQLELDNRRLNLFQSTDSTLIGTSEPMQRVIRMVERIAKNNISTLLLGESGTGKEVLAKSIHHLSDRQNKPFIAINCASIPENLLESELFGYEKGAFTGANKLTKGKIECAEGGTLFLDEIGDMPLNLQAKMLRFLQERSIERVGGRTEITIDVRVICATHRNLTAMIEQESFREDLYYRINEICIEIPPLRKRDSDIILLAKAFLTLYSKELNYRTKGFTANAIQALMSHSWPGNIRELQNKIKSAVIMADNPIIDADELGLELSNQPLQVATLREVRAKAESKAIIAAYGLCNQNMSKTAEQLGITRPTLYSLVEKYQINELSPAAN, from the coding sequence ATGCAAAAAGCATCGAAAAAAAAATTACTCCTGATTGATGACGACCCAGGCATTTTAAAACAATTAAAATGGAGCTTTACTGATTATGACGTCATCACGGCCGAGAATCGCGAGGCCGCATTAGCACAGGTAAAACTACACCAACCTAGTGTAATCACGCTAGATTTGGGCTTGCCACCCGATCCTACTAATGCCAGCGAAGGTTTGGCGACGTTAACTGCCATATTGAATTTTTGTCCTCATACCAAAGTGATCGTTATCACAGGCAACGACGATAGAAGTCATGCGGTAACAGCAATCGCTTTAGGTGCCAGTGATTTTTTTCAAAAACCAGTCGAACCAGAAATTCTAGGCCACGTCATCGACCGCGCCTTTAATATTCATCAGCTAGAGCTAGATAACCGCCGCTTAAACTTATTCCAATCGACTGACTCAACACTGATTGGTACGAGCGAACCGATGCAAAGAGTCATCAGAATGGTTGAACGCATAGCCAAGAATAATATATCGACCCTGCTACTTGGTGAAAGCGGTACAGGCAAAGAAGTATTAGCTAAATCAATTCATCATTTAAGTGATCGCCAAAACAAACCTTTTATTGCAATAAATTGCGCCTCAATTCCTGAAAACCTGTTAGAAAGTGAATTGTTTGGTTATGAAAAAGGCGCGTTTACTGGTGCCAACAAACTGACCAAAGGTAAAATTGAATGTGCAGAGGGCGGTACCCTATTTTTAGATGAAATAGGCGATATGCCGCTTAATCTCCAAGCCAAAATGCTGCGTTTTTTACAAGAGAGAAGCATTGAACGAGTCGGTGGACGCACAGAAATAACCATCGATGTGAGGGTTATTTGCGCGACTCATCGCAATTTGACCGCCATGATCGAGCAAGAATCTTTTAGAGAAGATTTGTATTACAGGATCAACGAAATATGCATCGAGATCCCTCCGTTGAGAAAACGTGATAGTGACATCATTTTGTTAGCTAAAGCCTTTCTTACACTTTATAGCAAAGAACTCAATTATCGCACCAAAGGGTTTACCGCAAATGCGATTCAAGCGTTAATGTCTCATTCGTGGCCTGGTAATATTCGAGAGTTGCAAAACAAAATTAAATCAGCCGTAATTATGGCAGATAACCCAATCATTGACGCCGACGAACTTGGGCTTGAACTATCTAATCAGCCACTGCAGGTCGCTACTCTTAGAGAAGTTAGAGCAAAGGCTGAAAGTAAGGCGATTATTGCGGCCTATGGCCTATGCAATCAAAATATGTCAAAAACAGCGGAACAGCTTGGCATAACCAGACCAACGCTTTATTCTTTGGTCGAAAAATATCAAATTAACGAACTAAGTCCAGCCGCGAATTAA
- the prsK gene encoding PEP-CTERM system histidine kinase PrsK, which produces MDAVGVYTYFIAGVFFSFLLFLLITTGLKTLNSKILFGAIAASVFWSFHVFISIKYNVPTYFTFLSELVKNTFWGLLCLSLLTKSDNIFELFKFNHRLSWYYIVPFTAAVVDIAFILKLNNDTVWLFFAQLIQAIALLIMVEFLYRQGSSSFRWGFKPIAVFIAAIALIDMILYSTAVLLRGIDFNLFYLRATLHLLLAPVLLVGIKRFKSLGVRIFISREVVFHSTILLGISLYLTLMAATGYYLNLVGGQWSIYAQLTFICLALTIFVALFINERLRRKIKVFISKHFFANRYDYRQQWITLNKCLAKPPSDNFYHTALFAIIQLFDIEQGILIKAKNSQQALANINYQQDLSPWLEFITKYQHQNSKWIIDLDEYERFPDVYPSHLHGLDQLIGRPLKIIVPIYSNHIIYGYFILARPSHKELLNYEDRDLLMTASQQLAGYLALNEASIKISETKQFDTFNQMSAFLVHDLKNVVGQLSLISSNSIKHKDNPEFIADTFDTVANSVNKINKMLNQLRKKNVNNHSDSSVNITQLLIEISQSYSLKISHLTIIPDIKLLIDSDKLSNVLCHLIQNSLEATGKNDKVELHLKQYDSNCSVSVIDTGCGMSDEFIRTRLFKPFDTTKGNAGMGIGAYEAKHFIESIDGEIVVNSRINQGTSIILTIPMVSNYG; this is translated from the coding sequence ATGGACGCGGTTGGGGTATACACTTACTTTATTGCCGGGGTGTTTTTTTCATTTTTATTATTTTTACTGATTACCACCGGGCTTAAAACGTTAAATTCTAAAATATTATTTGGCGCAATCGCGGCAAGTGTTTTTTGGAGCTTTCATGTCTTTATCAGCATAAAATATAATGTACCGACCTATTTTACTTTTTTGTCAGAGCTAGTTAAAAATACTTTTTGGGGCTTGCTATGCCTGAGTTTGCTCACTAAAAGTGACAACATATTTGAACTTTTCAAATTTAATCATCGATTGTCTTGGTATTATATAGTCCCGTTCACCGCCGCAGTAGTGGACATTGCGTTCATTTTAAAGCTCAATAACGATACGGTATGGCTGTTCTTTGCCCAACTAATCCAAGCTATCGCGCTGTTAATAATGGTCGAGTTTCTTTACCGTCAGGGCAGCTCTAGTTTCCGCTGGGGCTTTAAGCCAATTGCCGTGTTTATTGCCGCCATCGCCCTTATCGATATGATTTTATATTCAACAGCAGTTTTACTGCGTGGCATCGATTTTAATCTGTTTTATCTTAGGGCGACGCTACACCTGTTGCTTGCCCCTGTATTGTTGGTTGGGATTAAGCGATTTAAGTCATTAGGTGTTCGTATTTTTATTTCAAGAGAAGTGGTATTTCATTCAACTATTTTGCTTGGAATTTCGCTTTATCTGACATTAATGGCCGCAACAGGTTATTACCTTAACTTAGTCGGTGGCCAATGGAGTATTTATGCCCAGTTAACCTTTATCTGTTTAGCGCTAACCATCTTTGTCGCCCTTTTTATTAATGAACGGCTCAGGCGGAAAATAAAAGTATTTATTAGTAAACATTTTTTTGCTAACCGCTACGATTACCGCCAACAATGGATAACGTTAAACAAATGCCTAGCTAAACCGCCAAGCGATAATTTTTATCACACGGCTCTTTTTGCAATCATTCAGTTATTTGATATTGAGCAAGGTATTTTGATCAAGGCAAAAAATTCTCAACAGGCGCTGGCGAACATTAATTATCAGCAAGACCTTAGCCCGTGGCTCGAATTTATCACAAAATATCAACACCAAAATTCGAAATGGATTATTGACCTTGATGAATATGAACGTTTCCCTGACGTTTATCCTAGCCATTTACACGGTCTGGACCAACTCATTGGCCGACCACTAAAAATTATTGTACCGATCTATTCTAATCACATAATCTATGGTTACTTTATCTTAGCTCGACCAAGCCATAAAGAATTGTTAAATTATGAAGATCGGGATTTACTAATGACCGCCAGTCAGCAACTGGCCGGTTATCTCGCGCTAAACGAAGCAAGCATTAAAATCTCTGAAACAAAACAGTTCGACACATTTAACCAAATGTCGGCTTTCTTAGTCCATGATTTGAAAAATGTTGTTGGTCAGTTATCTCTCATATCGTCGAACTCAATCAAGCATAAAGACAACCCTGAATTTATCGCTGATACCTTTGATACTGTTGCCAATTCGGTCAACAAAATCAATAAAATGCTTAACCAACTGCGAAAGAAAAATGTTAATAATCACTCAGACAGCTCAGTTAACATCACCCAACTATTGATTGAAATAAGTCAGAGTTATTCACTAAAAATTAGCCATTTAACTATTATTCCAGACATAAAGTTGTTGATTGACAGTGATAAGCTGTCGAATGTTCTTTGCCACTTAATTCAAAATTCTTTAGAAGCGACAGGAAAAAATGACAAAGTTGAATTACACTTAAAACAGTATGATTCTAACTGCTCAGTTTCCGTTATTGATACTGGTTGCGGTATGAGTGATGAATTTATTAGAACGCGACTATTTAAGCCTTTTGATACGACTAAAGGCAATGCTGGTATGGGCATTGGTGCCTATGAAGCAAAGCATTTTATTGAAAGTATCGACGGCGAAATTGTTGTTAATAGTAGAATAAATCAAGGGACAAGTATTATCCTGACCATTCCAATGGTCTCGAACTATGGATGA
- a CDS encoding AAA family ATPase, protein MYEAFYGLKHKPFQLSPDPAFFYSSDHHKKAISYLKYGLSQREGFIVITGAIGTGKTTIARSLLEQVDRDNIVAAQLVTTILNPTELLEMIVLSFGISSDAKNKTSLLHDLEQFLLSLHQQGKRAVLLVDEAQNLPAESVEELRMLSNFQVGKHPLFQSFLLGQDELRMIIQSPGMEQFRQRIIASCHLQALTLEETRNYIQHRLIQAGWQGESLISYSAFSIIHAKTQGIPRMINLFMDRLMLFGFIEELDYFNIEAVDCVIAEMSGELTMAQSKELPPQGAATIVQPALQKTNTDYSNTLEQKLTQATEQMLQLNQKLELLLSKQ, encoded by the coding sequence ATGTATGAAGCGTTTTATGGATTAAAACACAAACCCTTCCAGCTTAGCCCTGACCCTGCATTTTTTTATTCGAGTGATCATCATAAAAAAGCCATTAGTTATCTCAAGTATGGCTTATCGCAACGTGAAGGTTTTATTGTAATAACCGGCGCTATTGGCACAGGAAAAACAACGATAGCTCGCTCACTGCTAGAACAAGTGGACCGAGACAATATAGTGGCCGCTCAGTTAGTCACAACCATTTTAAACCCGACTGAGTTGCTCGAGATGATCGTATTATCCTTTGGCATAAGCTCAGACGCCAAAAATAAAACATCACTGTTACATGATTTAGAACAGTTTTTACTTTCCTTGCATCAACAAGGTAAACGCGCTGTTTTATTGGTTGATGAAGCACAAAACTTGCCCGCAGAATCGGTTGAAGAACTTAGAATGCTGTCAAATTTTCAAGTAGGCAAGCACCCGTTATTTCAAAGCTTTTTACTAGGCCAAGATGAATTAAGAATGATCATTCAATCGCCCGGTATGGAACAGTTTCGGCAACGGATTATTGCTTCGTGTCATTTGCAAGCCTTAACCCTTGAGGAAACTAGGAACTATATTCAACATCGATTAATCCAAGCCGGTTGGCAAGGCGAGTCATTAATCTCGTACAGTGCGTTTTCGATTATTCATGCAAAAACTCAGGGGATACCACGCATGATTAATTTATTTATGGATAGATTAATGTTATTTGGTTTCATTGAAGAGTTAGACTATTTTAATATTGAAGCTGTTGATTGTGTTATCGCCGAGATGTCTGGCGAACTGACCATGGCTCAATCCAAAGAGTTACCACCACAAGGCGCGGCTACTATTGTTCAACCGGCTCTGCAGAAAACTAACACCGATTATAGCAATACATTAGAGCAAAAATTAACGCAAGCTACCGAGCAGATGCTGCAATTAAATCAGAAATTAGAGCTGCTATTAAGCAAGCAATAG
- a CDS encoding TIGR03016 family PEP-CTERM system-associated outer membrane protein, producing MGYKKALVILPVVLVSCSVTAGKWSLTPSVNITESFTDNLFHTQQGTTSTFITELNPSLQLKTTGKQLDASLLYKLANVSYHSDSDSNDTTDYFSGKLNFKLLDEQWLINLSADKTRTLNSLSDGINSQGNLVTPSQSSTTNYTISTSLNSAIPDILLYNIDLKANKISGQSQDQFNNKKAISSSIALNNTSGHTKSYWNVSANRNQLVSDGDTNFERQIFHQYAASMGWSFLEDYWVFLQYSEQDNDLGSSSTANIESSSYGAGLRWFPSKNIDIKLSYNKSLDDINSDFSSIELTIKPSKRTQLYLTTGKRFYGDYYDVQFSYRLKRFSAVISYHEEIHSYNISQFQSNSIGNLICPAQSDFNINDCYFSSSLSPILGPDQQLFEIDIVGAQESQRTTLDKRLTSTFTYTKRRVNLVTTFVRSIRYDLDAQGESHDNSIVINAGYRLNKRSNISLTLSYLDSTTDKNQASQAKAIDKTLAINYSRKLAKDAIGLVSISRYQRQATGTLQSYDENRFLISFTQEF from the coding sequence ATGGGCTATAAAAAGGCATTGGTTATATTACCAGTTGTTTTAGTTAGTTGCTCGGTTACTGCAGGGAAGTGGAGCCTGACACCAAGTGTCAATATAACAGAGTCTTTCACAGATAATTTATTCCATACGCAGCAAGGCACCACGTCAACATTTATTACCGAACTTAACCCTAGCTTACAGCTAAAGACAACAGGTAAGCAGCTTGACGCCAGTTTATTATACAAACTGGCGAATGTGAGCTATCACTCCGACAGTGATTCGAATGATACAACTGATTATTTTTCAGGTAAATTGAATTTTAAGCTATTAGATGAGCAATGGCTTATTAATTTGTCCGCGGATAAAACACGTACCTTAAACAGCCTGTCTGATGGTATTAATAGTCAAGGGAACTTAGTTACTCCCTCACAAAGTTCGACGACCAATTACACTATTAGTACATCTTTAAATTCAGCTATTCCCGATATATTACTCTATAACATTGACTTAAAAGCCAATAAAATTAGCGGTCAAAGTCAGGACCAATTTAATAATAAAAAAGCTATTTCTAGCTCCATTGCATTAAATAACACCAGCGGGCACACCAAAAGTTATTGGAATGTATCGGCCAATAGAAATCAATTAGTTTCTGACGGCGACACCAATTTTGAACGGCAAATTTTTCACCAATATGCTGCGAGCATGGGCTGGAGTTTTCTTGAGGATTATTGGGTTTTTCTTCAGTATTCAGAGCAAGACAACGATCTGGGTAGTAGCTCAACCGCCAATATTGAATCATCAAGTTATGGGGCAGGACTGCGCTGGTTCCCAAGTAAGAACATTGACATAAAACTTTCTTATAACAAAAGTTTAGATGACATCAATAGTGACTTTTCTAGTATCGAATTGACGATAAAACCAAGTAAAAGAACCCAATTATACCTAACGACTGGCAAACGTTTTTACGGTGACTACTATGATGTGCAATTTAGTTACCGCCTCAAACGGTTTTCCGCGGTAATCAGTTACCACGAAGAAATACATAGTTACAATATCTCACAATTCCAGTCGAACTCGATAGGAAACTTAATCTGTCCCGCCCAAAGCGATTTCAATATTAACGACTGCTATTTCTCATCCTCATTAAGCCCGATCCTAGGGCCGGATCAACAGCTCTTTGAGATCGATATTGTTGGCGCCCAAGAGAGCCAACGCACCACTCTAGACAAGCGTTTAACCAGTACATTTACTTATACTAAGCGGCGAGTCAATTTGGTGACCACTTTTGTTCGCAGTATTAGATATGACTTAGACGCTCAAGGCGAAAGCCATGATAACTCAATCGTGATAAATGCCGGGTATCGTTTGAACAAGCGCTCGAACATTAGCCTAACGTTATCTTATCTAGATAGCACCACAGATAAGAACCAAGCTTCTCAAGCTAAAGCTATCGATAAAACGTTAGCGATTAACTACTCACGAAAACTAGCCAAAGATGCCATAGGGCTGGTTTCGATTTCTCGCTATCAAAGGCAAGCAACAGGAACACTGCAATCCTATGATGAAAATCGATTTTTAATCTCTTTTACTCAGGAATTTTAA
- a CDS encoding AAA family ATPase yields MNTIERALQKQNKNLGQAAKTVERTVTTEQCERFINIDINMLAENNMITNRSERSRINEEYRFIKRKLLLNAFGKSSHLLKKPNIILVTSTVPNEGKTFNSINLALSIALEQDKTVLLVDADVVNPSIGKELRYESTSGLLDFLLGNIDDIGEVIYSTNIDKLKLLPAGSRHHLTHELLSSDRMEVLANELASRYPDRIIILDSPPLLGVSETQVLASLSGQAVVVVEEARTKTASINEAIKLLDPELAIGFILNKSNERKRQGNGYSYGYGNYYGL; encoded by the coding sequence GTGAACACTATAGAAAGAGCACTGCAAAAGCAGAATAAAAATCTCGGCCAAGCCGCTAAAACAGTCGAAAGAACAGTGACCACCGAACAGTGTGAGCGTTTCATTAATATCGATATCAATATGCTGGCCGAGAATAACATGATCACTAACCGGTCAGAGCGCAGTCGAATCAATGAAGAGTATCGCTTTATCAAGCGAAAACTGTTACTTAATGCTTTCGGTAAGTCATCACACTTGCTAAAAAAACCTAATATAATTTTAGTCACTAGCACGGTACCGAACGAGGGGAAAACGTTTAACTCGATCAATTTAGCGCTAAGTATTGCACTAGAGCAAGACAAAACAGTGCTATTAGTTGATGCCGATGTCGTTAACCCAAGTATCGGCAAAGAACTGCGATATGAATCAACTAGCGGTTTACTAGATTTTTTACTCGGAAACATAGATGATATCGGAGAGGTCATATATAGTACTAATATTGATAAGCTAAAATTGTTACCGGCTGGTAGTCGTCATCACCTGACTCACGAGTTATTAAGCAGTGATAGAATGGAAGTGCTGGCTAATGAGTTAGCTTCTCGCTACCCAGATCGCATTATCATTCTTGATTCGCCACCACTGTTAGGGGTTAGTGAAACTCAAGTCTTAGCGAGCCTGAGCGGCCAAGCGGTAGTGGTTGTGGAAGAAGCTAGAACAAAAACTGCCAGTATTAATGAGGCAATCAAGTTACTGGATCCTGAACTAGCGATTGGATTTATTTTAAACAAGTCCAACGAACGCAAACGTCAGGGAAATGGATATAGTTACGGATATGGAAATTACTATGGGCTATAA
- a CDS encoding chain length determinant family protein has translation MQELYEQIWTVARGIWLKKRYIVVFSWLVCISGWIAITTLPDQYSASARVYVNTQSLLKPLLRGLTISANQQQQVHLMVKTLLSRPNVEKILRMVDMDILASNQKEFEQLVDRLAKNIKITATSRENLYTISYSGNNPEQATNVVKAVLKVFMENTVGQTRSDTVTARNFLDDQINDYEQRLTHSEQQLTEFKQLNGHLIISSGDGYYKTLKQYQDNFETSQLLLQEKLTQLKLAKSQLIGESPAFGILNPIINRNFPSEYDARISQLEQNLDQLVLRYTQLHPDVKEVQQRIYQLKRYRRKELRELAKIAQSNGANGSGGLNQNPVFQEMKLNVINLENDIAAINVRVENYQQKVTNLKSKINLIPEIEAKLTALNRGYQITKQKYEEMLRRRESALLAEKADLSVDDIQFKVIDPPRAKTKPVGPNRVVLNTLVLFVGLGTGISFAFILSQFNAVILTPFQLSQISGYPVLGSVSLNGNAGLTRKNKLKSLLFACLLVILILMYGGLILLETTNTLTPQIRNVTQGVIS, from the coding sequence ATGCAGGAATTATACGAGCAAATATGGACTGTTGCTCGCGGTATCTGGCTAAAAAAGAGATATATAGTTGTCTTCTCTTGGTTAGTCTGTATCAGCGGATGGATAGCTATCACAACATTGCCGGATCAATATAGCGCAAGCGCCAGAGTATATGTCAATACTCAATCCTTGCTAAAGCCGTTATTACGAGGCCTCACGATTAGCGCCAATCAGCAACAACAAGTACATTTAATGGTAAAAACGCTGCTAAGTAGACCCAATGTCGAAAAAATTCTTCGAATGGTCGATATGGATATTTTAGCCAGTAACCAAAAAGAATTTGAGCAGTTGGTTGATCGTTTGGCTAAAAACATAAAAATTACAGCGACCAGTCGAGAGAATCTCTACACCATTTCATATTCTGGTAATAATCCCGAACAAGCCACCAATGTCGTTAAAGCCGTACTTAAAGTCTTTATGGAGAATACGGTTGGTCAAACTCGTTCAGATACAGTCACCGCAAGAAATTTCCTTGACGATCAAATTAACGACTATGAGCAAAGACTAACCCACAGTGAGCAGCAATTGACTGAATTTAAACAACTTAATGGCCACTTAATAATCAGTAGTGGCGATGGTTATTATAAGACTCTCAAACAATATCAAGATAATTTTGAAACATCACAACTACTATTACAGGAAAAACTAACCCAACTGAAGCTAGCAAAATCACAACTGATTGGGGAAAGTCCAGCTTTTGGCATATTAAATCCAATTATTAATCGTAATTTTCCTAGCGAATATGATGCGCGGATATCCCAACTCGAACAAAATTTAGATCAGCTAGTATTACGTTATACCCAACTGCACCCAGACGTAAAAGAAGTGCAACAGCGCATTTATCAACTTAAACGATACCGCCGTAAAGAGCTTCGTGAATTGGCAAAAATAGCCCAAAGCAATGGTGCTAATGGCTCAGGAGGACTCAACCAAAATCCGGTATTCCAAGAAATGAAACTTAATGTCATTAACCTTGAAAATGATATCGCAGCTATTAATGTTAGAGTCGAAAATTATCAACAAAAAGTGACCAATTTAAAAAGCAAAATAAACCTAATCCCTGAAATAGAGGCGAAGTTAACTGCTCTCAATCGTGGCTATCAAATTACTAAACAAAAATACGAAGAAATGCTGCGCCGACGTGAGTCAGCATTACTGGCAGAAAAAGCGGATTTATCGGTTGATGATATTCAATTTAAAGTTATTGATCCTCCGCGGGCAAAAACAAAACCTGTAGGGCCCAATCGCGTCGTACTAAATACCTTAGTGTTATTTGTCGGCTTAGGCACTGGTATCAGTTTTGCCTTCATTTTAAGTCAATTCAATGCCGTTATTTTAACCCCTTTTCAGTTATCTCAAATATCAGGCTACCCGGTACTTGGCTCTGTCTCATTAAATGGTAATGCTGGATTGACACGCAAAAACAAACTGAAAAGTCTCCTCTTTGCATGCCTGCTCGTTATCCTAATATTAATGTACGGCGGATTGATCTTACTCGAAACTACAAACACCTTAACACCTCAAATTCGTAATGTGACCCAGGGAGTTATATCGTGA
- a CDS encoding polysaccharide biosynthesis/export family protein produces the protein MILKRKGINTLSVIFGLSLVTLAGCTSSLQQLKHATIQPSLTTSVDNYKYLIGAGDSVQIFVWRNPEVSGSFQVRPDGKITTSLVEDISVAGKTPSMLAREIEQTLSKYIRDPIVTVTVSKFVGPFSEQIRIVGEASNPRAISYRKNMTLLDVMVVVGGLTEFADGNNARLIRVVHDKEVTFRIALDDLLKSGDITANADMLPGDIIIIPEAWF, from the coding sequence ATGATTTTAAAAAGAAAGGGAATTAACACACTAAGCGTTATTTTTGGCTTAAGTTTAGTGACACTTGCAGGATGCACATCCTCTCTTCAACAGCTTAAGCACGCCACCATTCAGCCTTCATTAACGACCTCGGTCGATAATTATAAATATTTAATCGGTGCAGGTGATTCGGTACAAATATTTGTTTGGCGCAATCCCGAAGTATCAGGCAGCTTTCAAGTTAGGCCCGACGGTAAAATTACGACCTCTTTAGTTGAGGATATTAGTGTGGCTGGTAAAACGCCCAGCATGCTAGCAAGAGAAATAGAACAAACACTAAGTAAATATATCCGAGACCCCATTGTCACTGTAACCGTTAGTAAATTTGTTGGTCCCTTTAGTGAGCAAATTAGAATTGTCGGCGAAGCATCAAATCCACGCGCAATCAGTTACCGAAAAAATATGACCCTATTGGATGTCATGGTAGTAGTAGGCGGCTTAACCGAGTTTGCTGACGGTAACAACGCCCGCTTAATTCGGGTCGTTCATGATAAAGAAGTAACGTTCCGGATTGCATTAGATGATTTATTAAAGTCTGGTGATATCACGGCTAATGCAGACATGCTGCCTGGCGATATCATTATCATTCCTGAGGCATGGTTTTAA